The proteins below come from a single Trifolium pratense mitochondrion, complete genome genomic window:
- the rpl5 gene encoding ribosomal protein L5 — protein MFPLNFHYEDVSRQDPLLKLNHANVMEVPGLCEIRLVPKAPYDLIIKNGKLAMEIPRGQKFIQTQRGSTGKSFRSNPFLGSKKDKGYVSDLARQSTLRGHGMSNFSVRISTVMSLLDSPVEIRENSIQFSMETEFCEFSPELEDHFEIFEHIRGFNVTIVTSANTQYETLPPWSGFLLKYEGETHQ, from the coding sequence ATGTTTCCACTCAATTTTCATTACGAAGATGTATCACGTCAGGATCCGTTGCTCAAACTGAATCACGCCAACGTTATGGAAGTTCCTGGATTGTGTGAAATAAGATTAGTACCTAAGGCACCCTATGATTTAATAATTAAAAATGGAAAATTGGCTATGGAGATTCCGCGCGGTCAGAAATTCATACAGACACAAAGGGGTTCGACAGGAAAGTCGTTTCGATCCAATCCATTCTTGGGGTCAAAAAAAGACAAAGGATATGTCAGTGACCTAGCACGACAAAGCACTCTCCGAGGGCATGGAATGTCTAATTTTTCGGTCAGAATATCGACAGTAATGTCTCTGTTAGATTCTCCGGTCGAAATACGGGAAAACTCCATTCAATTCTCGATGGAAACGGAGTTTTGCGAATTCTCCCCGGAACTGGAAGATCATTTCGAGATCTTCGAACATATTCGAGGGTTCAATGTGACTATTGTAACTTCGGCCAACACACAATATGAGACTTTACCACCGTGGAGCGGCTTTTTGCTTAAATATGAGGGAGAAACTCATCAGTAA
- the rps14 gene encoding ribosomal protein S14, producing MSEKRNIRDHKRRLLAAKYELRRKLYKAFCKDSDLPGDMRDKLRYKLSKLPRNSSFARVRNRCISTGRPRSVYEFFRISRIVFRGLASRGPLMGIKKSSW from the coding sequence ATGTCGGAGAAGCGAAATATACGAGATCACAAACGCAGATTGCTCGCGGCTAAATATGAATTGAGACGAAAGCTTTATAAAGCCTTTTGTAAAGATTCCGATCTTCCTGGTGATATGCGGGACAAACTTCGTTATAAGTTGTCCAAGTTGCCAAGAAATAGTTCCTTTGCACGAGTAAGAAACCGATGTATTTCCACGGGTCGCCCTCGTTCCGTATATGAGTTCTTTCGAATTTCTCGTATAGTTTTTCGTGGATTAGCATCTCGAGGTCCTTTGATGGGCATAAAGAAATCGTCTTGGTAG
- the cob gene encoding apocytochrome b — translation MTIRNQRLSLLKQPISSTLNQHLIDYPTPSNISYWWGFGSLAGICLVIQIVTGVFLAMHYTPHVDLAFNSVEHVMRDVEGGWLLRYMHANGASMFLIVVHLHIFRGLYHASYSSPREFVRCIGVVIFLLMIVTAFTGYVLPWGQMSFWGATVITSLASAIPVVGDTIVTWLWGGFSVDNATLNRFFSLHHLLPFILVGASLLHLAALHQYGSNNPLGVHSEMDQISFYPYFYVKDLVGWVAFAIFFSIWIFYAPNVLGHPDNYIPANPMPTPPHIVPEWYFLPIHAILRSIPDKSGGVAAIAPVFICLLALPFFKSMYVRSSSFRPIHQGIFWLLLADRLLLGWIGCQPVEAPFVTIGQIPPFVFFLFFAITPIPGRVGRGIPNSYTDETDQ, via the coding sequence ATGACTATAAGGAACCAACGATTATCTCTTCTAAAACAACCTATATCCTCCACACTTAATCAACATTTGATAGATTATCCAACCCCGAGCAATATTAGTTATTGGTGGGGCTTCGGTTCGTTAGCTGGTATTTGTTTGGTAATTCAGATAGTGACTGGCGTTTTTTTAGCTATGCATTACACACCTCATGTGGATCTAGCTTTCAACAGCGTAGAACACGTTATGAGAGATGTTGAAGGGGGCTGGTTGCTCCGTTATATGCATGCTAATGGGGCAAGTATGTTTCTCATTGTGGTTCACCTTCATATTTTTCGTGGTCTATATCATGCGAGTTATAGCAGTCCTAGGGAATTTGTTCGGTGTATAGGAGTTGTAATCTTCCTATTAATGATTGTGACAGCTTTTACAGGATACGTACTACCTTGGGGTCAGATGAGCTTTTGGGGAGCTACAGTAATTACAAGCTTAGCTAGCGCCATACCTGTAGTAGGAGATACCATAGTTACTTGGCTTTGGGGTGGTTTCTCCGTGGACAATGCCACCTTAAATCGTTTTTTTAGTCTTCATCATTTACTCCCCTTTATTTTAGTAGGCGCCAGTCTTCTTCATCTGGCCGCATTGCATCAATATGGATCAAATAATCCATTGGGTGTACATTCAGAGATGGATCAAATTTCTTTTTACCCTTATTTTTATGTAAAGGATCTAGTAGGTTGGGTAGCTTTTGCTATCTTTTTTTCCATTTGGATTTTTTATGCTCCTAATGTTTTGGGGCATCCCGACAATTATATACCTGCTAATCCGATGCCCACCCCGCCTCATATTGTGCCGGAATGGTATTTCCTACCGATCCATGCCATTCTTCGTAGTATACCTGACAAATCGGGAGGTGTAGCCGCAATAGCACCTGTTTTTATATGTCTGTTGGCTTTACCTTTTTTTAAAAGTATGTACGTGCGTAGTTCAAGTTTTCGCCCTATTCACCAAGGAATATTTTGGTTGCTTTTGGCGGATCGCTTACTACTAGGTTGGATCGGATGTCAACCTGTGGAGGCACCATTTGTTACTATTGGACAAATTCCTCCTTTTGTGTTCTTCTTGTTCTTTGCCATAACGCCCATTCCGGGACGAGTTGGAAGAGGAATTCCTAATTCTTACACGGATGAGACTGATCAGTGA